The following nucleotide sequence is from Metamycoplasma phocicerebrale.
CTTTACAAGTTTACTTAGATCACCAAATTAATGTAGTTACAAGAAGATTGCAATTTGACTTAGAAAAAGATTTAGCACGTGCACATATTTTAGAAGGACTAAAAATTTGTGTTGAAAACATCGATAGAGTTATTGAAATTATTAAACATTCTAAAACTGATACAGAAGCCCAAACAACATTAGCAAAAGAGTTTGGTTTAACAGAAATTCAAACAAAAGCTATTGTTGACATGAGATTAGGAAGATTAACAGGCTTGGCAATTGAAAAAATGAATGAAGAATTAGAACAAGTTCATGAAAGAATTGCTGAATATAGAAGAATTTTAAATAGTAGAGAAGAACTTATTAATTTAATAATTAAAGAATTACAAGAAATTAAAGAAACTTTTGGTGATAAACGTAAATCTGAAATTAATTGAGACGAAATGTCTGATATTGATAATGAAGATTTAATACCTAAGAAAGATGTTGTAATTACAATCACATCTAAAGGTTATTTAAAGAGATTAGATATTAATGAATATAAAGAGCAATCAAGAGGCGGTATAGGTGTTTCTACTGCTAAAACCTACCAAGATGATGATATTCAAGACATTCTTGTAGCCAATACACATACCGATTTATTGATATTTACTTCAAATGCTAGAGTTTATAGAGTTAGGGGTTATGAAATTCCTGTAGGAACAAAACAATCAAAAGGTGTTCCGGTTGTCAACATAATAAGTGCAATAGGAAAAAATGAAAAAGTTATTAAAGTTTTAAGTGTTGATGATGACGATTATGATCAAGAAAAATATCTATTGACAGTAACTAAAAATGGTATTGTTAAAAAAACTAGATTGAATCAATATAAATTAATTAATAAAAATGGTAAATTTGCATTTGGTCTTAAAGAAGGCGATTCAATGGTTGATGCTTTAGTTGCAACCAACGACGAAGAAATATATATTGCTGCAAGTAATTCTAAAGTATGTAGATTTGATATTTCTGATATTACAGCACAAAGTAGACGCGCATCAGGTGTTATTGGTATTAAATTAAATAAAAAAGAAAGAGTTGTTTCTGTTTCAACTTCCCAAGAAGGTAAATATATATTTAGTCTTGGAGCTAATGGTTTTGGTAAATTATCTTTAGCTAGTGATTTTAGAAAAACAAGAAGAAATTCTCGTGGTGTAATTGCTTTGAATGAATCTAAAGCCGGAGAAATGGCATACTCAGGTTTAGTAAAAGGAAATGAAAGCTTGATTATTATTACTGATGACGGATTAACTATTAGATTTTCATTAAATCAAGTAAGTGTTACTGGTAGAAATACAAAGGGTGTAAAATTGGTTAACCTTAAAAAACGTAACGCTTCAATTGTCGGGGTTGCCAAAATTATTGATCAATCAGAAGAAAATGAAGACAGAGAATTAACAGCTAGCGAAATTGAAGAAGTAACTAGAGAATATAATATTGAAGACATACAAAAAAATAATAAAGAAGATAGTGAAGAATAATAAAATTCAAAAAATAACTAAAACTATTTTTAAATAAATTATAATTTTATTGTATTCAATTAAACACCAAAAAGTTGTTACAAGAATACAAGCATAGTTGTTTTATTAAAAAAGCCAAAACAGGCTTTTTTGTTTTTTTGTTTTTTAAAAATATGTTATAATAAAACAGAAAAAATGAGAACAAACAAAAATTTTATAAAAATTTTAAATATAGAAGAAAAGCAAAGAAGGCTACATTTTTGTTAGCCTTTTTTATTTTGGAGATTTATACATATGAGAACAAACAAAAAAATTTTATTAACTGTGGGTTTAGTTATGCCTACATTAGTATCGCCTATAATAGCTATTTCTTGTCAAAGTGAAGAAGATAAAAAAATACAAAAAGAATTTGATACTAAAATAAAAGAATTTGAAAGTCTATTTAATATAAACAAAGAATCAATTAGTTTGACTAAAAAAGACATTGGAGACTATGATGTTTTAGTTAAAAATGCTAAAAAATATTTTAAAGAATCTAAATCAATAGAAGAAAAGAAATCTTTTATAAATATTTTAGATAGTGCTATAAAAGAAATACAAAAAAAAGAAAATGATGTTAAATCATTGAGTGATTTGGAAAAACTAAATAGAGCTAATGAATTATTAGTTTTTAGCTACCCAAATATTAAAAATATAAAATTAGCAGAAGCAGATATTAATTTAATAGAAAAAAAATTAGCTAAAGAATACGAGTTTTCACTTTATAAAGCAGTTAAAAATGAAGAAACTCAGGATATTACAATAATTTATAAATTAAGAAATAAAGAAACAAAATTTGAACATAGTAAAAATCAATTTTTTGAACTTAAAGGTTGAAAAAAGACAGATGCTCAAATTCAAAAAGAACAAGAACAACTTAAACAATTAGAAGATGATTTAAATGTTTTAAAAGTAAAATTTCTAGATGAGAAAGCATATCAAAATGTTTTAGAAACAAACAAATTATTTAATTACGAACAAAAACCAAATTTTGTTGTTACAGATTATAATAATGACAATTACAAATATGAATTGTCAAACCTTATTAAAGTAAATGAAAATGAATATAAAGTTAATGTTACTTTATCTCTTAAATTAAACAAAGAATTAAAAAAATCAAAAGAAGTTTTAATCGATAAAAATGAATATGGTAAAAAAGGTTTTATTAACCCTCACTCTTTAGATGAAGCTGCACAAATATCATATTTTGAAGCACAATTAAAAGATGTAGAAATTTATCCTTATTATTCAAAAGATAAAACATTTATTGAAAGAAAAGAATACCATAAGCTTACAAATAAGTCATATTGATTATCTAAAAAAAATAATCAATTAATATATGTATTCAAAGATGTTGAACAAAAAGATGGCCAAAATAAAGTTATGGTTGAAGTAAAATTTGAAAATTGACCAGAAAGTCCAAAATTAACAAAAGAATTAAATATAAACTTAGCTAAACTTGGGATTGATGAACTTAATGAAATAAGAAAAAAAGCAGGTAAAGAACCACTAGAAGATCAAAAAGCCCCAGAGTCTACTTTACCAGACCAAAAAGAATATGAAAAAATTCAATTAGTAGATTTTGTTCCAACCCCTTCAGATGAGTATATTGCGCAAAGTGCACCCCATCATATAAGATTTTTAGCCCAAATTAAAAAAGCAAAAACATATTTGTTAAATAAAGAAGTGCAAGATTTAATTATTTCTGAAAATAGTAATTTTTTAAAAGCTCAACATTTTGTATATGATGAAGAAAAATATGAAACAAAATCAGAGTTATTTATATATCAATTTTCTAAAACATTTAGAGATACACAAAATGTGTTCATTTTATCAAATCCAATTATAGAAGATGGAAAAGTTAAATCTCTTAAATTAATTCTTGGAAGTTTAAGCGACATTGCGGCTAAGGATTATTCTAAACTTAGTTCAACAAGAATAAATTTAGTTCAAAATGAATATGGTGAAAATAAACTCAAAAGTTATGAGTTATATAAAGAAATAGAATTAAAAGGGTTTCATGTAAATCCAACATATCAAGGCGAATATACAAAAGAAAATTTTGATTTATCAAAATTGCAATATCACTCAGTATTACCAGAAGGTTTTGAATTAATTAAGCCTACAAAAGCAGAATTTAATAAGAAAAAAACAGAATGATTAGTTCCTGTATCTTATAAGAAAAACGGAATTATTTCAAATAACTTTTGAGTACATTTTAAAATTAAATAAATAAAAGCTGGGTTTTTCAGCTTTTTATTTATAAATATGTATGAGTTCTTTTTGAACTAAAAGCAATTTTTTGGCGCAGCATAACTATTG
It contains:
- the gyrA gene encoding DNA gyrase subunit A, translating into MLLDEDKEFDLEDEEENKENQSKTDDDSIYYQVEDEIERVFRDDNPIEEKDEDEEEIPQEKEGYILENQVLDSEKDGLKPADLATVMKSSFLEYAMSVIVARALPDARDGLKPVHRRILYGMSELGMFYNVQHKKSARIVGDVLGKYHPHGDSSVYEAMVRMAQDFSLRYPLIDGHGNFGSIDGDSAAAMRYTEARMSKIAGSMVDGIKKNTVDFIDNYDGTEKEPVVLPSRFPNLLVSGSYGIAVGMATSIPPHNLGEVIDGVCALAKNPDITVSELMNYIQAPDFPTGGIIFDKEGLIKAYETGVGRVTIRSKATIQEMNNGKSKIIITEIPYGKNKSSLIESVSNLVKDKKIEGIADFRDESNRDGIRVVIDVKKTYVPEVILNKIFKLTEFQTRFSFNMVALVNNEPQRLNLKSALQVYLDHQINVVTRRLQFDLEKDLARAHILEGLKICVENIDRVIEIIKHSKTDTEAQTTLAKEFGLTEIQTKAIVDMRLGRLTGLAIEKMNEELEQVHERIAEYRRILNSREELINLIIKELQEIKETFGDKRKSEINWDEMSDIDNEDLIPKKDVVITITSKGYLKRLDINEYKEQSRGGIGVSTAKTYQDDDIQDILVANTHTDLLIFTSNARVYRVRGYEIPVGTKQSKGVPVVNIISAIGKNEKVIKVLSVDDDDYDQEKYLLTVTKNGIVKKTRLNQYKLINKNGKFAFGLKEGDSMVDALVATNDEEIYIAASNSKVCRFDISDITAQSRRASGVIGIKLNKKERVVSVSTSQEGKYIFSLGANGFGKLSLASDFRKTRRNSRGVIALNESKAGEMAYSGLVKGNESLIIITDDGLTIRFSLNQVSVTGRNTKGVKLVNLKKRNASIVGVAKIIDQSEENEDRELTASEIEEVTREYNIEDIQKNNKEDSEE